A window of the Fusarium fujikuroi IMI 58289 draft genome, chromosome FFUJ_chr09 genome harbors these coding sequences:
- a CDS encoding related to ribosomal protein YmL40, mitochondrial translates to MQKLAKRVAQAQRQAGRRAQKAAKSEENNYKLRNRQAMRAAVSEVRQNLQDARRVRQEDWALGPIAPKRDLGFNGYGMFSEGVRTDWSNYGLYRPRPEVLAKRCAWAGGLKQLNLAISDRVVIMDGPDKGKIDRIKTINPQGGYVTLENYHRAISAGMFGNDSRSQPMPLSIGSIRLVYPIANPGTGVTRDVIINELKAIPPNMKSPNMSFDRWEYGNKWDRIVPGINVVIPWPEVEAPEFETFDGDTIRETVDNRTFYYNLLSPPMPETVIDELRNKFSKFRTRHEEWYVQQKEAEAAAKKAEQESIKSMQTPLQEFHEMQREKRAAEGEPELSPEMLEKLGAILAQRKEAAALKKKKAGVSQVAAADTSIPPSTTTTPAQ, encoded by the exons ATGCAGAAGCTCGCCAAGCGGGTCGCCCAGGCCCAGCGCCAGGCTGGCCGACGAGCCCAAAAAGCCGCCAAATCTGAAGAGAACAACTACAAGCTTCGAAACCGACAAGCCATGCGAGCGGCTGTCTCTGAGGTCCGACAGAATCTGCAGGATGCGCGCAGGGTGAGACAGGAGGACTGGGCGCTGGGCCCTATTGCTCCCAAGCGGGATCTGGGCTTCAATGGTTATGGCATGTTTTCGGAGGGTGTACGAACGGATTGGTCCAACTATGGTCTTTACCGACCAAGGCCTGAGGTTCTGGCTAAGAGATGTGCTTGGGCTGGTGGTCTGAAGCAGCTTAACCTTGCCATTTCAGACCGTGTGGTTATTATGGATGGACCagacaagggcaagattgATCGCATCAAGACGATCAATCCTCAAGGAGGATATGTTACTCTCGAGAACTACCACCGG GCTATCTCTGCTGGTATGTTTGGAAACGACAGTCGTTCTCAGCCCATGCCCCTCTCGATTGGTTCTATTCGTCTCGTCTATCCTATCGCCAACCCCGGAACCGGAGTCACAAGAGACGTCATTATCAACGAGCTTAAGGCTATTCCCCCGAACATGAAGTCCCCGAACATGAGCTTCGACCGATGGGAATACGGAAACAAGTGGGATCGAATTGTTCCTGGAATCAATGTTGTCATCCCCTGGCCCGAGGTTGAGGCCCCAGAATTCGAGACTTTCGATGGTGATACCATCCGTGAGACTGTCGACAACCGAACATTTTACTACAACCTCCTTTCTCCTCCAATGCCCGAGACCGTTATCGACGAGTTGCGAAACAAGTTCTCCAAGTTCCGAACGCGCCACGAGGAGTGGTACGTGCAGCAGAAGGAGGCCGAGgcagcagcaaagaaagCCGAACAGGAGTCTATCAAGTCTATGCAGACTCCCCTGCAAGAGTTCCACGAGATGCAGCGCGAAAAGCGTGCTGCCGAGGGAGAGCCCGAGCTCAGCCCagagatgttggagaagcttggtgCTATTCTTGCTCAAAGGaaagaggctgctgctctcaagaagaagaaggctggtgTGTCACAGGTGGCGGCTGCAGATACTTCGATACccccctcaacaacaacaactccAGCTCAATGA
- a CDS encoding related to RNA binding protein: MAPELRKRKSVSDIKKPNGAAKAAQPKRKAPEDASPVSLKKQKSVKKTVVTKKTATKPAQKSKSKPEEVKVVEEETTTLDIPDESSDSEAEEGKEVQAIVKELDSDDEDITEGDSSFKQGQDVGKIPKVSKDVQKAAKASDEEAGVIYIGRIPHGFYEHEMRQYFEQFGPIVALRLSRNKKTGASKHYAFVKFEEASTAEIVCKTMDNYLLFGHILKCRMIPKEQVRDDLFKGANRRFKKVPWNKMAGHKLEKPLTESAWANKVTKENSKRAKKAAKLKELGYEFDAPEIKDVPAPAAIENGESETKAIEDAPAEKEEEPKEEEPKEEEPAEVVETVVEEKTEVITEKPAPKGKGKAAKGKATKAGKGRKARA; the protein is encoded by the exons ATGGCCCCAGAattgagaaagagaaagt CCGTTTCGGACATCAAGAAGCCCAATGGCGCTGCTAAAGCTGCCCAGCCCAAGCGAAAAG CCCCCGAGGATGCGTCGCCTGTGTcgctgaagaagcaaaagtctGTCAAGAAGACTGTTGTCACAAAAAAGACCGCTACCAAGCCGGCGCAAAAGTCCAAGAGCAAACCCGAGGAAGTCAAGGTCGTCGAGGAGGAAACCACCACACTCGATATCCCCGATGAGTCTTCCGattctgaggctgaggagggcAAAGAAGTTCAGGCGATCGTGAAGGAGCTGGACTCTGACGACGAGGACATCACCGAGGGCGACTCTAGCTTCAAGCAGGGACAGGATGTCGGCAAGATTCCCAAGGTCTCCAAGGATGTCCAGAAGGCCGCCAAGGCTTCCGACGAGGAAGCTGGAGTTATCTACATCGGCCGCATTCCCCACGGTTTCTACGAGCATGAGATGAGACAGTACTTTGAGCAATTTGGCCCCATCGTTGCGCTACGACTTTCCCGAAACAAGAAGACCGGTGCCAGCAAGCACTATGCTTTCGTCAAGTTTGAGGAGGCATCTACCGCCGAGATCGTGTGCAAGACCATGGATAACTACCTTCTGTTCGGCCATATCCTCAAGTGCCGAATGATCCCTAAGGAGCAGGTTCGCGATGATTTGTTCAAGGGTGCCAACCGACGATTCAAGAAGGTTCCCTGGAACAAGATGGCTGGccacaagcttgagaagcccTTGACCGAGTCTGCATGGGCGAACAAGGTTACAAAGGAGAACTCTAAGCGCGCAAAGAAGGCTGCTAAGCTTAAGGAGCTTGGTTATGAGTTCGATGCCCCCGAGATCAAGGACGTGCCAGCCCCCGCTGCTATTGAGAACGGAGAGAGCGAGACCAAGGCCATTGAGGATGCacctgctgagaaggaggaggagcccaaggaggaggagcccaaggaggaggagcccgCTGAGGTCGTTGAGACAGTCGTCGAGGAGAAGACTGAGGTTATTACCGAGAAGCCAGCtcccaagggcaagggcaaggcgGCAAAGGGCAAGGCAACAAAAGCAGGCAAGGGCCGAAAGGCAAGGGCTTGA
- a CDS encoding related to YBL089w, with protein sequence MTHARNDGPPNPHGEDRGLLEHGHDYDDDYFGVGDDDYSSGNASADLGKASGKVEADGQPRTPSRVRFDLTPEIVGVSNGQAFGGLADRERRSSDDAYFDVEEATSPGRAHRVPLLTNIEAPSVALANSMGDPSEQAEHEMNRPKSGLKSAFMNMANSIIGAGIIGQPYAVRQAGLVGGILLLVGLTVVVDWTICLIVINSKLSGTSHFQGTVEHCFGHSGLIAISVAQWVFAFGGMVAYGVIVGDTIPHVLVAVWPNLSNVPVIGLLANRQVAIAVFVMGIAYPLTLYRDISKLAKASTFALVGMVVIVLTILIQGILTPSSERGSFTPSLLLFNGGFFQAIGVISFAFVCHHNSLLIYGSLKTPTIDNFSRVTHYSTGISMVFCLVLALGGFLTFGDKTLGNVLNNFPADNTMVNIARLCFGLNMLTTLPLEAFVCREVMLTYFFPDEPFNMNRHLLFSTSLVASALVLSLVTCDLGAVFELVGATSAVAMAYILPPLCYMKLTTRSWRTYMAGAVVVFGMIVMVISVIQAVQKMINSKDGPAQCV encoded by the exons ATGACGCACGCCAGGAACGATGGCCCCCCGAACCCGCACGGCGAAGACCGCGGCCTCTTAGAACACGGGCACGATTACGACGACGACTATTTTGGTGTGGGCGATGACGATTATAGCAGCGGAAATGCCAGCGCAGATTTGGGGAAGGCTTCAGGCaaagttgaagctgatggcCAGCCCCGGACTCCCAGCCGCGTGCGCTTCGACTTGACGCCGGAGATCGTGGGCGTTAGCAATGGACAAGCTTTTGGCGGGCTTGCGGATCGTGAGAGACGGTCCTCGGATGATGCGTACTTTGATGTCGAGGAGGCGACGAGTCCGGGGCGGGCGCATCGTGTGCCGCTGTTGACGAACATTGAAGCGCCTAGTGTTGCTCTTGCGAACTCGATGGGGGATCCGTCGGAACAAGCTGAGCATGAGATGAATCGACCAAAGTCAGGGCTCAAATCAGCTTTTATGAACATGGCGAACTCCATCATCGGTGCAGGCATCATTGGACAACCATACGCTGTGCGCCAAGCCGGACTGGTCGGAGGCATCCTACTACTAGTAGGGTTGACGGTTGTCGTCGACTGGACGATCTGTCTTAttgtcatcaacagcaagctCAGCGGCACGAGTCACTTTCAAGGAACAGTTGAGCACTGCTTTGGACACTCTGGGCTGATCGCTATCAGCGTTGCGCAATGGGTCTTTGCGTTTGGCGGGATGGTCGCATATGGTGTCATTGTAGGCGATACGATTCCTCATGTTCTGGTCGCTGTGTGGCCAAATTTGTCGAATGTGCCTGTAATAGGACTCTTGGCAAATCGACAGGTCGCCATCGCGGTGTTTGTGATGGGCATTGCGTATCCCCTTACGCTGTATCGGGATATTTCAAAG TTGGCCAAGGCAAGCACGTTTGCGCTTGTTGGTATGGTGGTTATTGTTCTCACCATCCTTATACAAGGTATCCTGACGCCCTCGTCAGAAAGGGGCTCGTTTACTCCTTcactcctcctcttcaatgGCGGATTTTTCCAGGCCATTGGCGTTATTTCGTTCG CTTTCGTTTGCCATCACAACTCGCTCCTGATCTACGGATCTCTCAAGACACCTACCATTGATAACTTTTCCCGAGTCACTCACTACTCAACTGGTATATCGATGGTTTTctgtcttgtccttgctcTGGGCGGTTTCCTTACTTTTGGTGACAAGACATTGGGCAATGTTCTCAACAACTTTCCAGCAGACAACACCATGGTCAACATTGCACGCCTTTGCTTTGGCCTCAATATGCTCACCACCTTGCCCCTGGAGGCATTTGTTTGTCGTGAAGTGATGTTGACATACTTCTTCCCCGACGAGCCCTTCAACATGAATCGccatctcctcttcagtACGAGTCTTGTTGCGTCAGCTCTGGTCCTAAGTTTGGTGACTTGTGATCTTGGTGCTGTGTTTGAGCTGGTTGGAGCCACGAGTGCTGTGGCCATGGCTTACATCTTGCCTCCGTTGTGCTATATGAAGTTgacaacaagaagctggCGGACATATATGGCGGGTGCAGTGGTCGTGTTTGGCATGATTGTCATGGTCATTAGTGTGATCCAGGCTGTGCAGAAGATGATCAACA GCAAAGATGGACCAGCGCAGTGCGTATAA
- a CDS encoding probable Protein GET1 → MASLMLSIFVVEVVVNLVNTIGAAAINNLLWTIINFLPVSTAKAAGEQRKLQTDYLKVRRDLNSTSSQDEFAKWAKLRRQHDKLLEQLEKTKKTNEAARSNFDKILTVLRVVVTRAPQYFLPFWYATEPMFWLPYGWFPYWAEWILSFPRAPIGSVSIASWQLACTGVIALFSDLIVGIAGLLLNAKQAKEAPVAAQKVAAEEKKKS, encoded by the exons ATGGCCTCCCTTATGCTCAGCATCTTCGTTGTCGAAGTTGTCGTTAACCTCGTCAATACCATTGGAGCCGCCGCAATCAACAACTTG CTCTGGACAATAATCAACTTCCTCCCCGTATCGACAGCAAAGGCTGCAGGCGAGCAACGCAAGCTCCAGACCGACTACCTCAAGGTCCGACGAGATCTGAACTCCACGAGTAGTCAGGATGAATTTGCCAAGTGGGCAAAGCTCCGTCGTCAGCACGACAAGCTCCTCGAACAGCTAGAGAAGACCA AGAAAACCAACGAGGCAGCACGATCCAACtttgacaagatcctcaCCGTTCTCCGAGTCGTCGTTACACGTGCGCCGCAATACTTTCTGCCCTTCTGGTATGCCACCGAGCCCATGTTCTGGCTGCCTTACGGCTGGTTCCCTTACTGGGCGGAATGGATTCTGTCTTTCCCCCGCGCTCCCATCGGAAGTGTGAGCATCGCTTCGTGGCAGTTGGCTTGTACAGGAGTTATCGCGCTTTTCAGCGACTTGATCGTGGGTATCGCTGGTCTGCTCCTCAACGCGAAGCAGGCCAAGGAAGCACCCGTCGCAGCCCAAAAGGTCGCcgcggaggagaagaagaagtcatAG
- a CDS encoding probable DNA-dependent ATPase MGS1, with translation MAVDCPICNKPVKSSEINSHIDSGCESFIIDKEKAPTPPQSQTPQSNSQKRNASNFFSTPAPKRQAASENRIATPVNGALQPIAGKKRTFEEGPGHGVASSKNAEETTNGENANGTSTWSPNTEQDGRVVKKTKTTRAAPLAERMRPRNLDEVCGQDLVGPNGVLRSLIESNQVPSMILWGASGTGKTTIARCIARMVGSRFIELNATSTGVSECKKYFQEAMNDLALTGRKTIIFCDEIHRFNKAQQDVFLKPVEAGTVTLIGATTENPSFKVANALLSRCRTFTLQSLTTEDVVRILQRAIKEEESVYPQTPLLDEAMVTYLARFADGDARTALNLLELALSLTTREGITQEDIKAALTKTLVYDRAGDQHYDTISAFHKSVRGNDADAALYYLARMLQSGEDPLFIARRMVVIASEDVGLADNTLLPLATATYTATQQIGMPEARIPLAHCTVALCNAPKSTKAYRALNNAYAALREPGVAGLPVPLHLRNAPTRLMRDMGYGAEYKYPPNYRDGQVKQTYLPDELVGRRFVEDRDLGTEVDPDLEMGGT, from the coding sequence ATGGCGGTCGACTGCCCCATCTGCAACAAGCCTGTCAAATCCTCCGAGATCAACAGCCACATCGACTCAGGATGCGAGAGCTTCATCATAGACAAAGAGAAGGCCCCGACACCGCCGCAATCACAGACGCCACAAAGTAATTCTCAAAAACGAAACGcttccaacttcttctctaCGCCCGCGCCAAAACGACAAGCTGCCTCTGAGAACCGAATAGCGACTCCTGTGAACGGAGCATTACAGCCTATAgcagggaagaagaggacttTCGAGGAGGGCCCGGGTCATGGAGTAGCAAGCTCAAAGAATGCGGAAGAGACGACAAACGGCGAGAATGCCAACGGAACGAGTACTTGGTCTCCGAATACGGAGCAAGATGGAAGAGTggtgaagaagacaaagacaacaCGAGCTGCGCCCTTGGCCGAACGAATGCGACCACGAAACCTCGACGAAGTATGCGGACAAGATCTAGTTGGGCCAAACGGTGTGCTGCGCTCTCTTATCGAGTCGAACCAAGTACCCTCAATGATTCTTTGGGGTGCTTCAGGCACAGGAAAGACAACAATAGCACGATGTATCGCTCGCATGGTCGGTAGTCGGTTCATCGAACTCAATGCGACAAGCACAGGAGTCAGCGAGTGCAAGAAATACTTCCAAGAGGCGATGAACGATCTTGCCCTCACTGGTCGCAAGACCATAATCTTTTGTGACGAGATTCATCGCTTCAATAAGGCCCAGCAAGACGTGTTCCTTAAGCCTGTTGAGGCCGGTACTGTGACGCTCATCGGCGCAACTACCGAGAACCCTTCTTTCAAGGTGGCAAATGCTTTGCTCTCCCGATGCCGTACCTTTACGTTGCAGTCTCTTACAACAGAGGATGTAGTACGCATTTTACAGCGGGCAATCAAGGAGGAAGAATCAGTTTATCCGCAAACACCACTATTGGACGAAGCTATGGTGACCTACCTGGCACGTTTTGCGGATGGTGATGCTCGTACTGCCTTGAATCTCCTCGAGCTCGCCCTTTCGCTCACAACCCGCGAGGGTATCACACaagaagatatcaaggccgCCCTTACCAAGACTCTGGTCTACGATCGTGCAGGGGACCAACATTATGATACTATTTCTGCTTTCCACAAATCAGTCCGTGGAAACGATGCAGATGCCGCACTCTACTACCTTGCGCGCATGCTACAATCCGGTGAGGACCCCTTATTCATCGCCCGTCGCATGGTTGTCATTGCCTCTGAGGACGTTGGTCTGGCGGATAACACCCTCCTGCCACTTGCGACGGCAACATACACAGCCACACAACAAATTGGCATGCCAGAAGCTAGGATCCCTCTGGCGCACTGCACTGTTGCGCTATGTAATGCGCCCAAGAGCACAAAGGCCTACCGTGCCCTCAACAATGCCTACGCAGCCCTACGCGAACCGGGTGTGGCCGGTCTTCCTGTGCCTCTACACTTGCGAAACGCTCCTACAAGACTCATGCGTGACATGGGATATGGCGCTGAGTACAAGTATCCACCGAACTACCGTGATGGGCAGGTGAAGCAGACATATCTACCCGACGAACTTGTCGGGCGCCGGTTCGTTGAGGACCGGGATCTAGGAACAGAGGTTGAtccagatcttgagatggGCGGGACATAA
- a CDS encoding related to RUD3-suppressor of uso1-1 transport defect — protein sequence MSSTVAANPTQATNSGSSKKKNNKKKKNANKNKAAEQPVSGSSDPQQGSDKETLEDEPETPTQPETPVNADADAVNADEVVNEKAPPVYSNGHAVEPKAQSNGLTPPPVDGENEKPDDSDTSAKLEAMSQEREALRAEVEQLRKQLENIQETHSNEVTQLKSDLEESNAAKENAEEEYQTLLGRVEKIKQTLSDRFKRDKAELEESKERIEELEAENEELRSNAVSSGDDVAKLKEELQDATRELNTLRSRNNLSAQNWSKEKEELVRHVQHLKEEMETTANAMGEWEVIAMEERSIKESLVDKVSELEEQVTILRQNYESATTERESQTTLIENLQNALREIQDARKKELRDMVETTEAQVQALKKQVQEADARAKEAEEAKQTLSQELERTAPYEKEVKEKNLLIGKLRHEAIVLNDHLTKALRYLKKTKPEDNVDRQIVTNHLLHFLTLDRGDAKRFQVLQVMAGYLNWTDEQREQAGLARPGTSSNSLRLPMSPFTRTPSSPSLNTDLFNESTSAKDKESLSELWANFLERSAQEGALETPSRKGSTSSAATGPVRPESTRPESKS from the exons ATGTCTTCCACCGTCGCAGCGAACCCGACCCAGGCGACGAATTCAG GGTCGtcaaaaaagaagaacaacaagaagaagaagaacgccaacaagaacaaggctgctgagcaaCCTGTGAGTGGTAGTTCAGACCCTCAGCAGGGTTCAGATAAAGAGACCCTCGAAGACGAGCCCGAGACACCCACTCAGCCC GAAACTCCAGTcaatgcagatgcagacgCAGTCAATGCAGACGAAGTCGTAAACGAAAAAGCTCCCCCTGTCTACAGTAACGGGCATGCCGTAGAGCCCAAGGCTCAGAGCAACGGGCTCACACCCCCTCCGGTTGATGGCGAAAACGAAAAGCCCGACGATTCAGATACCTCCGCCAAGCTAGAGGCCATGAGCCAGGAACGAGAGGCCTTGCGGGCCGAGGTCGAACAGCTACGGAAGCAGCTCGAGAACATCCAGGAGACACACAGCAACGAAGTCACACAGCTCAAGAGCGATCTAGAGGAGAGCAATGCCGCCAAGGAGAATGCCGAAGAGGAATACCAGACTCTTCTTGGGCgagttgagaagatcaaacAGACGCTGAGCGACCGGTTCAAGCGCGACAAGGCAGAGCTCGAAGAAAGCAAGGAGCGCATAGAAGAGCTCGAGGCAGAGAACGAGGAACTAAGAAGCAACGCTGTATCGTCTGGAGACGATGTCGCCAAGCTAAAGGAGGAGCTACAAGATGCGACAAGGGAGCTCAACACTCTTCGAAGTCGCAACAACCTATCAGCACAGAACTGGAgcaaggagaaagaagaactGGTCCGACATGTCCAACATCTtaaggaggagatggagactaCTGCAAACGCCATGGGCGAATGGGAAGTTATCGCCATGGAAGAGCGATCCATCAAGGAGAGCTTGGTTGATAAGGTCTCGGAACTAGAGGAACAAGTTACTATTCTACGACAAAACTACGAGAGCGCCACTACAGAGCGAGAGAGCCAAACTACCCTTATCGAAAACCTACAGAATGCCCTCCGCGAAATCCAAGATGCTCGCAAGAAGGAGCTTCGAGATATGGTCGAGACTACCGAGGCGCAAGTTCAAGCTCTCAAGAAACAGGTGCAAGAAGCCGATGCCCGCGCaaaggaagctgaagaagccaagcaaACGCTCTCACAGGAGCTTGAGCGAACAGCGCCGTATGAGAAggaggtcaaggagaagaacctTCTCATTGGAAAGTTGAGGCATGAGGCGATTGTGTTGAACGACCACTTGACAAAGGCACTGCGGTACCTCAAGAAGACAAAGCCGGAAGACAACGTTGATAG ACAAATCGTCACAAACCATCTCCTCCACTTCCTCACACTCGACCGCGGTGACGCCAAGCGCTTCCAGGTCCTTCAAGTCATGGCTGGCTATCTCAACTGGACCGACGAGCAGCGAGAGCAGGCCGGTCTCGCTCGTCCAGGCACATCCTCTAATTCTCTCCGCCTACCCATGTCACCATTTACACGCACACCAAGCTCACCATCTCTCAACACCGATCTCTTCAACGAGTCAACATCcgccaaagacaaagagTCTTTGTCTGAGCTATGGGCAAACTTCTTAGAGCGCAGCGCACAGGAGGGCGCTCTGGAAACACCAAGTAGGAAGGGTAGCACTAGCAGTGCTGCCACAGGACCAGTGAGGCCAGAGTCAACAAGGCCGGAGTCTAAGAGTTAA
- a CDS encoding related to aspartic proteinase, pepstatin-sensitive: MRPGSLLAQLALASSAHAFFPYSPSWRVDVGQKRMARSPKSVGNGGGVRMDIKQRSPQSSQPITERAAHEAARLIAKYAGGSIPDTSTLLKRDNKYDVMEATESTKKHTQGVDQDGTDYSYFIEVEIGSEKKTMYMLIDTGAGSSWVMGTSCTSKACEMHNTFGEGDSDSLEVSKSDFNIAYGSGKVSGTWATDTITVAGMSIKYQFGLTHTTSDQFIEFAFDGILGLAINKGSDSNFLNALAKSKEVEKNMFCVALNRAADGTNEGEISFGSPNPDKYSGKITYTSIGEDNDWAIEIDDMGYNGKKADIGGIRSFIDTGTSFMFGSPDNVKKLHALIDGAQSSDGTTYTVPCDSNGNLTVTFSGVDYVISPKDWVSPPNKDGKCTSNVYGFEVVKGAWLLGDTFIKNVYAVFDADERRIGFATNAITDGSSADNEDSSSSTKTMTTSQATKTSDETEETGITTTSGSKASAVPDMGLGKESVSSGTATSDSSEPTETKDSSAPLGPLSQARFTFIFCIVPFFALLA, translated from the exons ATGCGCCCAGGATCTCTGTTGGCGcaattggccttggcctcatcTGCCCATGCCTTCTTCCCCTATAGTCCGAGCTGGCGTGTCGATGTAGGACAAAAGCGTATGGCTCGAAGTCCGAAGAGTGTGGGCAATGGTGGTGGTGTGCGTATGGATATCAAGCAAAGATCACCTCAG TCCAGCCAACCGATAACTGAGAGAGCAGCCCACGAAGCAGCACGATTGATCGCCAAATATGCCGGAGGAAGCATCCCTGACACCAGTACGCTGCTCAAGCGTGATAACAAATACGATGTCATGGAGGCCACAGAATCGACAAAGAAGCACACTCAGGGTGTTGACCAGGACGGAACTGACTATTCATACTTCATCGAGGTCGAGATTGGATCGGAAAAGAAGACAATGTACATGCTTATCGACACTGGTGCTGGGTCAAGTTGGGTTATGGGCACTTCTTGTACCAGCAAAGCGTGTGAGATGCACAACACATTCGGCGAAGGCGATTCGGACTCACTCGAAGTATCGAAATCCGACTTTAACATTGCATACGGCTCTGGAAAGGTCTCTGGTACCTGGGCAACCGACACAATCACTGTGGCTGGCATGAGCATCAAGTATCAGTTCGGATTGACGCACACGACCTCGGACCAGTTCATCGAATTCGCTTTTGACGGCATCCTTGGTCTTGCCATTAACAAAGGATCCGACAGCAACTTTCTCAATGCCTTGGCCAAGTCCAAGGAAGTCGAAAAGAACATGTTTTGCGTTGCTCTGAACCGTGCAGCTGACGGTACAAACGAAGGAGAAATCAGCTTCGGATCACCGAATCCTGACAAGTATTCCGGCAAGATCACGTATACTTCCATCGGCGAAGACAATGACTGGGccattgagattgacgacATGGGCTACAACGGCAAGAAGGCAGATATCGGCGGCATCCGCAGCTTCATCGACACTGGAACATCTTTCATGTTTGGATCACCGGACaacgtcaagaagctccatgCTCTGATCGACGGAGCCCAGAGCAGCGATGGCACCACATATACTGTTCCTTGCGACAGCAACGGCAACTTAACCGTGACTTTCTCTGGAGTCGACTATGTCATCTCACCAAAGGACTGGGTTTCTCCCCccaacaaggatggcaaaTGCACCAGCAACGTCTATGGTTTCGAGGTTGTTAAAGGCGCATGGTTATTGGGCGACACCTTTATCAAGAACGTCTACGCCGTTTTTGATGCGGACGAGCGCCGAATTG GCTTTGCTACCAACGCTATCACAGATGGCTCAAGCGCCGACAATGAAGACAGCAGCTCTTCAACAAAGACCATGACCACCAGCCAAGCGACCAAGACGTCTGATGAGACCGAAGAGACTGGCATCACAACAACCTCTGGATCAAAGGCAAGTGCAGTGCCAGACATGGGTCTAGGCAAAGAATCTGTCTCATCTGGCACTGCCACTTCTGATTCAAGCGAACCTACCGAAACAAAAGACTCATCAGCACCTTTAGGGCCACTATCACAAGCCCGCTTCACATTCATTTTCTGTATAGTACCATTTTTCGCCCTCCTGGCTTAG
- a CDS encoding probable GTPase Rho produces the protein MAEIRRKLVIVGDGACGKTCLLIVFSKGTFPEVYVPTVFENYVADVEVDGKHVELALWDTAGQEDYDRLRPLSYPDSHVILICFAVDSPDSLDNVQEKWISEVLHFCQGLPIILVGCKKDLRYDQKTIEELRKTSQKPVSPEEGEEVRKKIAAYKYLECSAKTNEGVREVFEHATRAALLSRSTRGSKHKKCLVL, from the exons ATGGCTGAGATCCGCCGAAAGCTCGTCATTGTCGGCGATGGTGCTTGTGGTAAAACCTGTTTGTTGAT TGTTTTCTCCAAGGGCACTTTCCCCGAG GTCTACGTCCCCACCGTTTTCGAGAACTACGTCGCCGATGTCGAGGTCGATGGCAAGCACGTCGAGCTCGCCCTATGGGATACTGCTGGTCAGGAGGATTACGACCGTCTTCGACCCCTGTCCTATCCCGACTCCCACGTTATCCTGATCTGCTTCGCTGTTGACTCTCCCGACTCTCTTGACAACGTCCAGGAGAAG TGGATCTCTGAGGTCCTGCACTTCTGCCAAGGTCTCCCTATCATTCTCGTCGGCTGCAAGAAGGATTTGCGATACGACCAGAAGACCATCGAGGAGCTCCGAAAGACCAGCCAGAAGCCTGTCTCCCCCGAGGAG GGTGAGGAGGTTCGCAAGAAGATCGCTGCCTATAAGTACCTTGAGTGCTCAGCCAAGACCAACGAGGGCGTCCGCGAGGTGTTTGAGCACGCTACTCGCGCTGCTCTGCTGTCGCGAAGCACTCGTGGTAGCAAGCACAAGAAGTGCCTTGTTCTGTAA